From a region of the Spelaeicoccus albus genome:
- a CDS encoding putative hydro-lyase: MSAVDLPDDPGALTPSEARSLFARGVAVPTSGWARGYAQANLIIVPRDIAFDVLLFAQRNPKPCPILGVLDAGQTSGPLLTGGDIRTDAPRYVVYSDGKKTAEPTEITDYWRDDLVTFIVGCSFTFETALVDTGIRMAHIDQGVNVPMYSTARRCAPAGQIAGPLVVSMRPIPAAQVADAVRITSRYPAVHGAPVHVGNPRDLGIADLSRPDFGDPVRIPDGSIPVFWACGVTPQAAVMESRPPLAISHAPGHMLITDARDADYQVP, encoded by the coding sequence GTGAGCGCGGTGGATCTGCCCGACGACCCCGGCGCCCTCACGCCGTCCGAAGCGCGGTCGCTGTTTGCGCGGGGAGTTGCCGTCCCGACGTCCGGCTGGGCGCGCGGATACGCCCAAGCCAACCTCATCATCGTGCCGCGCGATATCGCCTTCGACGTGCTGCTCTTCGCCCAGCGCAATCCGAAGCCGTGCCCGATCCTCGGCGTGCTGGACGCCGGGCAGACCAGCGGGCCGTTGCTGACCGGCGGCGACATCCGCACCGATGCGCCCCGCTACGTCGTGTACTCGGACGGTAAGAAGACGGCAGAGCCCACCGAGATCACCGACTATTGGCGCGACGATCTCGTGACCTTCATCGTCGGCTGCAGCTTTACCTTCGAGACGGCGCTGGTGGACACGGGAATCCGAATGGCCCACATCGATCAGGGCGTCAACGTGCCCATGTACTCGACTGCCCGACGGTGCGCCCCGGCCGGACAAATAGCGGGCCCGTTGGTGGTTTCGATGCGTCCGATCCCGGCTGCGCAAGTCGCCGACGCCGTCCGCATCACGAGCCGGTATCCCGCCGTGCACGGCGCTCCCGTGCATGTCGGCAATCCGCGCGATCTCGGTATTGCCGACTTGTCCCGCCCGGACTTCGGCGATCCCGTGCGCATTCCGGACGGGTCGATCCCGGTGTTTTGGGCGTGCGGTGTGACGCCGCAAGCCGCAGTGATGGAATCGCGCCCTCCGCTGGCCATCTCGCACGCTCCCGGGCACATGCTGATCACCGACGCGCGGGATGCCGACTACCAGGTGCCTTGA
- a CDS encoding GntR family transcriptional regulator, with the protein MDAPLDDLETGAPAEHAHRTTWAAGVLRRWIGAGRLKPAMKLSEYSLAATLHVSRNTLREAFTVLAGESIITRIPNRGVYVAAPNADDVREMYKVRRMVEPAAVLWGPGSVAREVEAMEAAIERARIARESNLVPDMAGANNDFHRAVVALSGSADLQNLMVRTLAQMRLVFHAMSSIPDFHSHYVERNAELVELIKSGDRPRAADVLREYLDISEAELLEHMSGEGS; encoded by the coding sequence ATGGACGCTCCCCTGGATGATTTGGAAACCGGTGCCCCGGCCGAGCATGCGCATCGGACGACCTGGGCGGCCGGCGTCCTGCGTCGATGGATCGGGGCCGGACGGCTGAAGCCTGCCATGAAGCTGTCGGAGTATTCGCTGGCAGCCACGCTGCACGTATCGCGCAATACGCTGCGGGAGGCGTTCACGGTGCTGGCCGGGGAATCGATCATCACGCGGATTCCGAACCGCGGCGTGTACGTGGCAGCGCCGAACGCCGACGATGTGCGCGAAATGTACAAGGTTCGCCGGATGGTCGAACCCGCCGCGGTGTTATGGGGCCCGGGAAGCGTGGCCCGCGAGGTCGAAGCCATGGAAGCGGCAATCGAACGCGCGCGCATCGCCAGGGAGTCGAATCTGGTACCGGACATGGCGGGCGCCAATAATGATTTCCATCGCGCCGTGGTCGCGCTCAGCGGCAGCGCCGATCTGCAAAACCTGATGGTGCGAACGTTGGCGCAAATGCGGCTGGTCTTCCATGCCATGTCATCGATCCCCGATTTCCACAGCCATTATGTCGAGCGCAACGCCGAACTCGTGGAGTTGATCAAATCGGGTGACAGGCCCCGCGCCGCGGACGTCTTGCGGGAGTATCTCGACATTTCGGAGGCCGAGCTGTTGGAACACATGTCCGGCGAGGGCAGCTGA